A genomic stretch from Lathyrus oleraceus cultivar Zhongwan6 chromosome 2, CAAS_Psat_ZW6_1.0, whole genome shotgun sequence includes:
- the LOC127118437 gene encoding trans-cinnamate 4-monooxygenase has translation MTSKTHQNHKLNLTHLTNQKLSIKTQQPLPTFPLHHNTKMDLLLLEKTLLALFLAAITAITISKLRGKRFKLPPGPFPVPVFGNWLQVGDDLNHRNLTDLAKRFGEILLLRMGQRNLVVISSPELAKEVLHTQGVEFGSRTRNVVFDIFTGKGQDMVFTVYGEHWRKMRRIMTVPFFTNKVVQQYRFGWESEAASVVDDVKKNSKASVNGIVIRRRLQLMMYNIMYRIMFDRRFESEEDPLFVKLKALNGERSRLAQSFEYNYGDFIPILRPFLKGYLKVCKEVKDRRLQLFKDYFVDERKKLGSTKSTDNEGLKCAIDHILDAQKKGEINDDNVLYIVENINVAAIETTLWSIEWGIAELVNHQEIQNKLREEMDKVLGPGHQVTEPDLEKLPYLQAVIKETLRLRMAIPLLVPHMNLHDAKLGGFDIPAESKILVNAWWLANNPALWKKPEEFRPERFLEEEAHVEANGNDFRYLPFGVGRRSCPGIILALPILGITIGRLVQNFELLPPPGQSKIDTSEKGGQFSLHILKHSTIVAKPRAF, from the exons ATGACAAGCAAGACACACCAAAACCACAAACTCAACCTAACCCACCTAACCAACCAAAAGCTCTCTATAAAAACCCAACAACCACTACCAACATTTCCATTACACCACAACACAAAAATGGATCTCCTTCTTCTCGAAAAGACCCTTTTAGCCCTCTTCCTCGCCGCCATAACCGCCATCACAATCTCAAAACTCCGCGGCAAACGCTTCAAACTCCCTCCTGGCCCCTTCCCCGTCCCCGTCTTCGGCAACTGGCTCCAAGTCGGCGATGATCTCAACCACCGCAACCTCACCGATTTAGCCAAACGCTTCGGCGAAATCCTCCTCCTCCGCATGGGACAACGCAACCTCGTCGTCATCTCCTCCCCGGAACTCGCCAAAGAAGTTCTCCATACCCAAGGAGTCGAGTTCGGCTCCCGAACACGAAACGTCGTCTTCGACATCTTCACCGGAAAAGGCCAGGACATGGTTTTCACTGTCTACGGCGAACACTGGCGGAAAATGCGAAGAATCATGACCGTCCCGTTCTTCACCAACAAAGTTGTTCAACAGTACCGATTCGGTTGGGAATCGGAAGCCGCTAGTGTTGTTGATGATGTGAAGAAAAATTCCAAAGCTAGTGTGAATGGAATTGTGATTCGGAGAAGATTGCAATTGATGATGTATAATATCATGTATAGGATTATGTTTGATAGAAGATTTGAGAGCGAGGAAGATCCTTTGTTTGTGAAGTTGAAAGCTTTGAACGGTGAAAGGAGTCGTTTGGCGCAAAGCTTTGAGTATAACTATGGCGATTTTATTCCAATTTTGAGACCTTTTTTGAAGGGTTATTTGAAGGTTTGTAAAGAGGTTAAAGATAGAAGGTTGCAGCTTTTCAAAGACTACTTTGTTGATGAAAGAAA GAAGCTTGGAAGTACTAAGAGCACAGATAATGAAGGATTAAAATGTGCTATTGATCATATTTTGGATGCTCAAAAGAAGGGTGAGATCAATGATGACAATGTGCTTTATATTGTTGAGAACATCAATGTTGCTG CAATTGAGACAACATTATGGTCAATTGAATGGGGAATTGCTGAGCTAGTGAACCATCAAGAGATTCAAAACAAGTTAAGGGAAGAGATGGACAAAGTTCTTGGACCAGGACACCAAGTAACCGAACCAGATCTCGAGAAGCTACCTTACCTACAAGCCGTGATCAAAGAGACCCTCCGTCTTCGAATGGCGATTCCACTTCTCGTACCACACATGAACCTTCATGATGCCAAGCTCGGTGGTTTTGACATCCCGGCTGAAAGCAAGATACTGGTCAATGCGTGGTGGCTTGCAAACAACCCGGCTCTATGGAAAAAGCCGGAGGAGTTTAGGCCCGAGAGGTTCTTGGAGGAAGAGGCTCATGTTGAGGCGAACGGGAATGATTTTAGGTACCTTCCGTTCGGTGTTGGTAGAAGGAGTTGCCCTGGGATTATTCTCGCTTTACCGATCCTTGGTATTACTATCGGTCGTCTGGTCCAGAATTTCGAGCTATTGCCTCCACCGGGACAATCTAAGATCGACACTTCTGAGAAAGGAGGACAATTTAGTCTGCACATACTCAAACATTCCACCATTGTTGCTAAGCCAAGAGCATTTTAA